The following proteins are encoded in a genomic region of Nycticebus coucang isolate mNycCou1 chromosome 17, mNycCou1.pri, whole genome shotgun sequence:
- the LOC128568702 gene encoding polyadenylate-binding protein-interacting protein 2-like — protein sequence MKDPRRSSTSPSIINEDVIINGHSHEDDNPFAEYMWMENEEEFNRQIEEELWEEEFIERCFQEMLEEEEEHEWFIPARDLPQTIDKIQDQFNDLVISDGSSLEDLVVKSNLNPNAKEFVPGVKY from the coding sequence ATGAAAGATCCAAGGCGCAGCAGTACTAGCCCAAGCATCATCAATGAAGATGTAATTATTAACGGTCATTCTCATGAAGATGACAATCCATTTGCAGAGTACATGTGGatggaaaatgaagaagaatTCAACAGACAAATAGAAGAGGAGTTATGGGAAGAAGAATTTATTGAACGCTGTTTCCAAGAAAtgctggaagaggaagaagagcatGAGTGGTTTATTCCAGCTCGAGATCTCCCACAAACTATAGACAAAATCCAAGACCAATTTAATGACCTTGTTATCAGTGATGGCTCTTCTCTGGAAGATCTTGTGGTCAAGAGCAATCTGAATCCAAATGCAAAGGAGTTTGTTCCTGGGGTGAAGTACTAA